A window of Microbacterium hominis genomic DNA:
GCCGGGGTGGCTCGTCGTGTTCCTGGGCCTGGCGGTGCTCGGCACCGAGTTCCACTGGGCGCGGCGCATCGCCGCGTGGCTCAAGCGCATGCTCGACAGGTTCTGGACCTGGTGGCGCGCCCGGCGCGCGCGAAAGGCCGCCGCAAAGGCGGCGGCCTAGCGGACGGGGGAGAAGGCTACGCCTTCTCCATTTCGTCTTCGTCTTCGTCGTCGTACTGGTCGGCCCACTTGTCGACGTACTCGTCTTCCGAGTGGTGTCCGAGTTCGCGCTCGAGCGCGCCGAAGTTGACACTGTAGGTGTCGTACTTCAGTTCACGGGCGATCTTGGTGTGCTTCGCCTTCTGACGGCCACGCCCCATGCGAGACCCCCTCATTTCAGACTCGCGGGTTGTGAGCGTCTGTCCGCTGCTCCAACCCGGGCATTCACGTATCCGGCATCCGCGGCCGGCAAGAGTAGCATTCAGGATATCACGGCACCTCGTATCGCAGACGGTGACGCGGGCTGCTGAAGACGACGACGCGAAAGGGGCGGGGACGTATGGCCGATGAGGCATCCGAGGTCGGAGGCGGGACCCACGATGAGGTGGCGCCGGCTGCAGAAGCCGACGACGCGACGCTCCTCCACGGAGCCGTCATCGCCGGTGTCATCCCGGGGCTCTCGCCGCGCGTGCTGACCGAAGCCGCCCGCTACGCCGCGCTGCTGGGCGCACCCCTGGCCGTCGTGCACGTCGACGTGACCCGGTTCGTCACGTACGAGGATCCCGACGGCTACGTGCACTCGGCCCCGATCGACATGAACATCCAGGCCAGCGAGAACGAGTTCGCCGAGATCCAGACGGAGGCGGCCGCGGTCTTCGAGGGGCACGACGTGAACTGGCACGCCCGTCAGCTGGTGGGCGACCCCGCTCTGGCCATGAAGCACTTCGCCGACAAGGTCGACGCGCGCCTGCTGGTCGTCGGCACGCGCAAGCACGGCCTCGGCGAGTCGATCCGCGAATTCTTCACCGGCTCGGTCGCAGCCCGGCTCGCCCACCGTCAGCACCGACCGCTGCTGGTCGTGCCGCTCGGAGAGCCGGTGCCCGACGACGAGGAGATCTGGTCGTCCTGACCGGCTTCCGCACGTGATCGCCGCCCCCGTCTGAGCGCCGGGGGCGGCGATTCGCGTCGTGCCGGCCAGGCCGGCCGGGACGGCTATCGGCTGAGCGCGCGCGAGACCTCGCGTGCCGCCTCGTCGAGCGCGGCGACGAGGTCGTCGACGAGCGATGCCCCCACGCCGCCGCCATGTGCGACGTGGGTGCGCAGGTCGGTGCGCACGCGGGCGCGGAAGTCGTTGACCGCACCCTCCGCGCGGTGCAGCTGCTCGCGGCTGCGGGCGCGGGCGTCGTCTTCGGGTGCGGGTCGCGGCGGCGCTGACGTCTCGGCGCGGCTGGCCGCGGCGAGGTCGGCCCGGAGGCTGCGCATGGCCTCCTTGACGCTTCCGCGCACCTCATCGGCGATCAGTCGCACCGAGTCGGCGAGCCCCGCCTCGATTCCCTCCAGCTCGCCGGCGCGGGCGGCCACTTCGGCGCGGCCCGCGTCGGTGATGGCGTACACGGTCTTGCGGCCCTCGACGGTCTTGGTGACCAGCCCCTCCTCCTCGAGCTTGGCCAGCCGCGGGTACACCGTGCCGGCGCTCGGGGTGTACGTGCCGCCCGTGCGGTCGGAGAGCGCCTGCATGATGTCGTACCCGTGCCGTGGTCCCTCCGCGAGGAGGTTCAGCAGGTACAGGCGCAGGTCGCCGTGGGAGAAGACGGGGGCCATCACCACTCCTGTCGATCGGTGCCGCTCGCGTCGCCGATTCCCGCCGCCGGAGCGTCGGGTGCGGCATCCACCCGCTCCTGCACCGCCGGGCGCCGCAGGACCGTGAGGTCTCCCGACACCGAGTTGGTGCGCACGTCGACGAACATGCCGCTGAGCTCACCCGTCGAGCCGGTGAAGCTCGAGGCGAGGGACGACGAGCGCACGACGCCGTCGATCACGAGCCGGCCGCTGACGGCGCGGGCGGAGTAGTTGGCGGGCAGGCCCTCGTCGAGGCGCAGCGTCGTGTTGCCGCTGACCGTGTTGGTCGAGATGCTGTGCACCTCGCCGGTGGTGTCGACCAGGACCGAGCCGGAGACGGTCTCCACGCCGGCCTTCGAGACCTGGCCGCTGGCGGCGACATCACCCGACACGCTGTTGGCGTCGAGGGTGCCGACCAGGCCG
This region includes:
- a CDS encoding DUF3073 family protein, which gives rise to MGRGRQKAKHTKIARELKYDTYSVNFGALERELGHHSEDEYVDKWADQYDDEDEDEMEKA
- a CDS encoding universal stress protein, producing MADEASEVGGGTHDEVAPAAEADDATLLHGAVIAGVIPGLSPRVLTEAARYAALLGAPLAVVHVDVTRFVTYEDPDGYVHSAPIDMNIQASENEFAEIQTEAAAVFEGHDVNWHARQLVGDPALAMKHFADKVDARLLVVGTRKHGLGESIREFFTGSVAARLAHRQHRPLLVVPLGEPVPDDEEIWSS
- a CDS encoding PadR family transcriptional regulator, with the translated sequence MAPVFSHGDLRLYLLNLLAEGPRHGYDIMQALSDRTGGTYTPSAGTVYPRLAKLEEEGLVTKTVEGRKTVYAITDAGRAEVAARAGELEGIEAGLADSVRLIADEVRGSVKEAMRSLRADLAAASRAETSAPPRPAPEDDARARSREQLHRAEGAVNDFRARVRTDLRTHVAHGGGVGASLVDDLVAALDEAAREVSRALSR